Part of the Mycolicibacterium mageritense genome is shown below.
CGAGCACCGCCGCGCGTTGCGGTGCGCCAGCTTACGGGCCGGGTCCAGGTCGATCAGCGGCGAGATCGCCGCGAGTCCGGCAGCCGGAGTCAGGCCTCGGGCGATCAACTTCAGGGCCGCCGCGAAGGCCAGGTAGCCGCCGGCCGAATCACCGGCGATGACAACCCGATCCGGGCCATAGCCGCTCGCCCGCAACCAGTGCAGACCCGCGAGCGCGTCGTCGAGGGCATCGGACAGACCGGAGGCCGGCAACAGGCGATATCCCACGTTGAGCACCACCGCGTCCGCCGCCCGCGAAAGCCGGGCGACAAGCGAGCGGTGAGTGTTGAGCCCGCACGTCATGAACGCGCCGCCGTGCAGATAGAGGATCGCGTTGCGGGCCGAAGCGCCTGTTGCACGCACCAATTCGGCCGGGCAGGTGGGCAACTCGACCGTTTGCACCGACGCAGGGGTACGACGCGGAAGATATCCGACGACGCGGTCGATCGAGCCCAGCGGCCACGCCAAATTGGGCTGTAGCGCCCATACCCGGACTGCATTCTTCACAGCGACCCGGCAGCCGGTTCCCAGAGCAACCGCTTCGAGGCTGCGGCGGCGATGCAGGATGCGGTTGCTGGCCGATGGCCGAAACCCGTAATCTGCTGAGCGCGCAGCGCTGGTCATGTCATCATCTCCTGTTGCTGTCCGACGGGTACCCGGACCATGCGCGGCCAAACCGCAAAGTGGGTATCCCCTTGTCATGCCCGGAGCAGAGGAGTTTGTGCCACCC
Proteins encoded:
- a CDS encoding alpha/beta hydrolase: MTSAARSADYGFRPSASNRILHRRRSLEAVALGTGCRVAVKNAVRVWALQPNLAWPLGSIDRVVGYLPRRTPASVQTVELPTCPAELVRATGASARNAILYLHGGAFMTCGLNTHRSLVARLSRAADAVVLNVGYRLLPASGLSDALDDALAGLHWLRASGYGPDRVVIAGDSAGGYLAFAAALKLIARGLTPAAGLAAISPLIDLDPARKLAHRNARRCSMFTGAALSSFARYLRQTDRRGERPVVDPAVADLSNMPPVAIHVSADESLLADSELMAARLGAAQTRCDLHVWQGQIHDFPLAADVLPEGRSAIRNLGDFVKEVTSGRRRLSPVSAGYPA